Part of the Paenibacillus guangzhouensis genome is shown below.
TCGGTTCCCCAGATGTTCCCCGCGAGCCATTTGGAGATGAAATCGACCTTGGAGCGTTCGGCGGACGAGATCAACACGATCATGATGCCCGACAGCGCCATGGAGAACCCGACCCCGGTGAGGACGAGCTTCACTGGCTGTAATCCGGTGTTTTTGTTATAAGCGAATACATAGATGAGAAGGGCCGTGATGACCGCTCCGATAAAAGCGATGATCGGCAGCATGTAGACGAAATTGCTTGCATCGATCGGGAAGAACAGGAAGAAGACGGCGATTCCGACGCCGGCCCCAGAGTTGATTCCGATGATGCCCGGATCTGCGAGATCATTGCGTGTAATCCCTTGAAGAATGGAACCCGACAACGCGAGCGCCATCCCGGCCAGTAGGGTGATGACAATACGCGGCAAGCGTATCGAGAAGAGCACGAAATTCTCCTTGAAGGTCCCTTGCCCGAGAATCGTAGGCAGAAGCCGGTCGTAAGACAATTTCGAATACCCTAGTCCCATGCTAATAATGACGGTAAGTATAATGAGTGCGAACAAACTAAGTAGAATAAGCCGCTGCTTGCGGATCAGTGCAGGTTGAATCATGAGAAATGCTTCCCTCCTTTACGCACGATGTAGAGGAAGAATGGCAAGCCGAGCATGGCGACGATTGCCGCGACCGGCGTCTCATAAGGCGCGTTGATGGTACGTCCAAGCGTATCGGCGAACAGCATGAATGCGGCGCCGGTAATCGCGGACATCGGAATGGAATACCGGTAGTCGGTGCCGACGAAGCCGCGCACGATATGCGGAATCATCAACCCGATGAACGTCATGTTGCCGACGAGTGCCACGGAGGCGCCGGCGAGAAGTACCGTAGCGAAGATGAGCAGCATCTTTAGCTTCTGGATCTTCTGTCCTAAGCCCATCGCGACCTCTTCGCTGAGGCTTAGGATGGTCAGCTGCTTGGATAGCGCCATTGCGATCAACAGCCCGGCGATAATGAATGGTACGATGACCTGGAGCTGATCCCAGGACGCCCCGATCAATCCGCCGGCAGTCCACATAGATACGTCTTTGGAAATTTTGAAATAGATGCCGATGCCTTCCGCAATCGCATACAAGAAGGCCGAGATGGCCGTTCCGGCGAGCACGATCCGAAGCGGCGAGAAACCGCCTTTCTTCACCGTACCGATGCCGAAGACAAGGATGGATCCAAGTGCTGCTCCTATGAAGCAAGCAATCATGATATAGAAATAATTCGCACCCGGAATGAAGGCGAGCGTAATCGCCAGCGCTGCATTGGCGCCTGCGGTCAACCCGAGCAGGCCGGGATCGGCCAGTGGGTTGCGCGTCATGCCCTGCATCATCGCGCCGGAGACGGCAAGCGCCGCTCCGACGAAGATGGCTGCAACTTCACGAGGTAAGCGAATTTCACGAATCAACGATATTTTATCTCCCGTAGCGTCTGGCGAGGTCAGCGCGAGCCACACATCCTTGATAGATGTGTCGGCTGCTCCGAATACCATCGCGACCATGAACATCGCTACGAACAGGAGAATTCCTGCGATCAGTTTGTAGACGAATGGGATGGAACGTCGATTCGTCATCGGCTTAGTTTCCTAGAAATTTCTCGATAAAGAATTCAAGTTGGAAATCAAGTGTCAGTGGGTCATTGAAGTAGAACGATTTGGCATCCGTTTCGTAGACACGATTGTTTTTCACCGCAGGGACGTTTTTGTACGTATTGGTGTTTTGGAACGAATTGTCGGTATCGCTGCTCTTGCTGAAAATGATGTAGTCGCCGGCGAACTCTGGCAATACTTCGGCAGACAAGGCGTAATAGCCAGGCGCCATCGCCATTTCCTTCACTTTCTCAGGCATTTTCAATTTCATCTCTTGGTAGAGGATCTCCGTACCGCGCCCCCAGTGATCACCGAAGACATAGAGCTGCTTGTCGAAATTCTCAATGACGGACACGGTAGCATTCTCGCCGATTTTTGCTTTGATGTCAGCACCAGCTTTAGCAGCGCGCTGTTTGAAATCATCGACCCAAGCTTGCGCCTCTTTCTCTTTGTTCAGCAGCTTACCAATTTCGATATGCTGCGTTAAGTAGTCTAATTTTCCGTAAGTATACGTAACGGTAGGAGCGATTTCTTTTAATTTATCCGCGTTCTTAATCGTGGTCAGTCCGATGATCAGATCCGGATCGAGCTCAATGATCTTCTCGAGATTCTCATCCGATACTTCCTGGACGTCTTTCAATTTATCCTGGAACTTCGGATTCATCTTCGACCAGGAATCGACGCCGACGAGATGAACGCCAAGCGACATCACGTTGCCAGCATACGTCGAGAGGACGACGACGCGTTCCGGATGGCTAGGAACCTCGATCGGACCAGCCTCGGATTGGTACGTGAAGGTTGCATGTTGTTCTGTCTTCGCCGGTTCTTTCGCAGCGGACTCATCCGCTGGCTTGGCTGCTTGGCTGTTGCATGCGCTCATCAAGATGAGGAGTACAGCAAGGGCGGGGAGCAATAGTTTTTTCATGTTCTGTTCTTCTCCTTTAAGCAAAGTATGGTTATATGCTGTTTAATCTTTCATTTACAATTGATAATGATTATCACTATCGATCTTTTAATAAGATAGCCGTATTCACGCCTATTGTCAACAAATTTTATATATATTTTCGCGGATCAATATGGTACGAATAGATATACTAACTGGATTATGGAAAAGAAAGGAGAAAGTGATTGTAATGGAGTTCGTCATCCCTCTATTAGCCTTGATCGGTGTCATCGTGGTGGCAACGGTCTTGAATAAGAAGTTCCCTCGTATCCCTCTCGCCTTATTTCAAATTCTGCTCGGTGCGATGGTGTCTTGGCTGCCCTTCATTCCGATTACGCTGGAGTTCGAACCGGAAGTGTTCATGGTCTGCCTCATCGCGCCGCTGCTGTTCGGAGATGCCCGCGCGACGTCGCGCAAGGAGCTGTGGGACTTCCGAAAGCCGATCCTGTACATGGCTTTGGGCTTGGTGTTGATTACGGTGCTTGGTCTCGGTTACGTGATCCATTTGCTCATTCCGTCGATGCCGCTCGCCGCGGCCTTTGCACTCGCGGCGGTGCTATCGCCGACAGATGCGGTGGCCGTGAAGTCGATTACGCAGGGACTTCCGCTGCCTTCAAGCTTAATGCCCATCTTAGAGGGGGAGTCGCTGCTGAATGACGCGGCGGGCATCGTGAGCTTCAAGGTCGCGCTCGCTGTCGTATTGACGGGGGTATTCTCCGTGCAGTCGGCGACATTCAACTTTATCATCGTCTCGTTGGGCGGAATTTTGGCGGGACTGATCTGCGGGTTCTTATTCGTCAAATTAAGGCTGTCCCTCCGGCAGAACGGGTTCGAAGAGGTGAACTCACTCGTTGCGATACAGTTCATTACGCCTTTCGTCATCTTCATTATTGCTGAGGAATTGGCGGTCTCCGGCATTCTGGCGGTTGTCGCTGCGGGGATTATTCATGGGATCGAGCGGGACAGGCTTCAACAGACGTCCACGAAGATTCAGATGACTTCGAGTACGACATGGTCCGTATTGAGTTATCTCTTTAATGGCTTCGTATTCGTGCTGCTGGGTTTCTTGCTGCCAGAAGTCGTGCGAGGGCTGCTCGAGAGCCAGGAAATCTCGATAGCTGTCGTGCTCGGGTTCACGCTGCTTATTAGCGTCGGGCTATTCTTGATCCGCTATATCTGGGTGTATGCGCTGTATCGCAATTTCGTCGCTATCGAAGGGCATGAGCCGCATGGTGAAGCCGATAACGTCTCCAGAGGCAGATATGCGTTGTTGACCGCCACCTGCGGGATCCATGGAACGATTACGCTTGCGACGGCGATGTCGATTCCATTCTTGTTGTCGAACGGTTCGTTGTTCCCTTATCGGAACACGATCCTATTTATCTCCGCGGGCGTCATTCTGCTTAGCTTGCTCTTCGCCACGATTGTGCTGCCCCTCTTGCTGCGGCACGCGGCCGAGCAGGAAGTAGAGGAGAAGGACTTCATGTCGATGCAGGAAGCGACGCAATATATTCTGCAGCGGACGATCCAGCTCTTGGATGCCGAATCAGACAATGATCATAAACGAGCGACCTTCCGGGTCATTCGCGAACTGGAAGAGCAGCGGCGGATGATGGAGGAAGGCAAGGCGTCGAAGCTATCGAGCAGCGTCCTGCGCAAACTTCAGGAGATCGGCCGCGAAGCCGAGATGAAGAAGCTGACGCAGATGATCGAACAGGGAGAAGTGTCACCGCAACTGATGACGCATTATCCGGTCATCAACGAGCCGCAAGAGCTCTATACCGTACGGTCGAATCTACGTCGCATATGGTTCCGCTACAAGATGTATTGGATGAAGAAAAAATTGAAGAAGCTTAGCGGGGCGCAGCTGCCGCCTAAAATGGCTTCGCGAACGAAGGAACTCACGGCGTTCGTCGAGGAGATGCATCGCGTGAAAGGGGAGCTGCGACAAGCGGCGATTCAAGCGATCAAGCAGCATATGACGCCGGATAATCACTATGAAGCCCTCTTTATGATTCAATATTACGCACGGAAGCAGCAATCATCGCTTAGTGAGGAAGAAGAAGCGAACTTCATGGATATGGTCGGTGAAGTGCGGCTGCGGAGCATTCAATTGAAGCGGGATTTGGTACAGAATTTAGAAGAATCAGAACAAATTACGGCAGCAACGCGGCTAAAACTGCTGCAGAATATGAATTATGAAGAGATGCTGCTGCTCGATCCGGCGTAAGGTAAGCAGGCAGCAGCAAAAGAGCCATTCCATGGCTGGTGGATAACCAGTTGGAATGGCTCTTTTATGATGTCCTAAGCGTTGATCGATTAGAAGAACTTCACGAGTTGATCTTTGATTGCTTCGTTTGTTCCGCTGACAACCGTGCGGATTTGCGGTTTGTTGAACAAGGCCTGAATCTGTGCAGGATATTCCTGAGCGATCTCACGAAGGCGGATAGATTCGTCGAACTTCGCCGGATGCGCTGTGGAGAGAATGATGGTCACATCGTCCGCTGTCGCCAGCTTGTCTGCTGCCGCTGCGCCGCATGCTGTATGCGGATCCATCAGGTAGTCGTACTTCGCATAGTAGTCGCTCAATGTGTCGAGGCATTCTTCGTTCGACACGCTGTACGCGGAGAAATCGGACTGCACGTGGCTAAGCGTATCCGCATCGACGGCGATGCGCCCTTCGGCTTTGAACTCAGCCATGAGCGTGGATACAACGTCACTATTCCCATTATTCAAGTAGTAGAGGTAACGCTCGAAGTTGCTCGCCACTTGGATATCCATTGAAGGGCTGTACGTACCGCGGAATTCGCCTGGTTGGTACAAGCCTTCACTTACGAAGCGCTCGAGAATGTTGTTCGCATTCGTCGCCAAGATGAGCTTATGAATCGGCAATCCCATTTGCTGCGCAAGGTAACCAGCGAAGATATCGCCGAAGTTGCCTGTCGGCACGCTGAAGCTGATCTTACGGTCAACGCCTTGCTTCGCCAATTGGAAGTAAGCATAGAAATAGTACACCGTCTGAGCCAGAATCCGCGCAATGTTGATGGAGTTGATCGCGCGCAAATGGTACTCATGCTTGAAGTCCACGTCGGCGAACAGCTCCTTGATAATGCGCTGGCAATCATCGAAAGTGCCTTCCACGGCTAGATTCAAGACGTTGGCATCGTCAACGGTCGTCATTTGCAGGGCTTGTACCTCACTGACCTTCTGGTGCGGATGTAGGATACAGATGCGGATGCCTTCTTTGCCGCGTACCCCTTCGATGGCCGAAGCGCCCGTATCCCCTGAAGTTGCACCGAGGATATGGATAATCGAATTGGTTTTTTTGGATACATAGGAATAGAGGTTACCGAGGAATTGCAGTGCGACATCTTTGAATGCAAAGGTCGGGCCATGGAACAACTCCAGGATATAGCGTTGGTCGTCCAGCTTATGGACCGGTGTCACTTCGTCATGACGGAAGGTGCCGTAGCTGTCATCCACCAACTTCTTCAGATCGGCTCTTGGAATCTCATCGTTCACGAACAAGGAGAACACTTCGAGCGCAAGTTCGGGATAGGTGAGCTCTTGCCATTGACGCAGCGTCTCTTCAGATAATTGCGGCAGGTGTTCAGGGACGAGCAGTCCACCGTCATTTGCCAGTCCCATCAGGATAGCGTCGATGAACCCGATCGGGGCGACTTGCCCCCGTGTGCTGATATACTTCATATTTAATCTCCTCGTTAAATAAAATTACATCCATTGTACATGATCTCTCTGTCGAGGTCGATATGGAAGTTGAAGTCGGCTCAAACGTTGAAATCTACCGCTCGAACTGGTTAAATGAGGGATAAGTGTGAAATGGAAATTGAATTGGATAAGGAGAAGTGACGTACAGCCATGGCGAATAGCAGAAGATTCAAGCTTACAGAGGTAGCAAGACAATTAGCGAACGTTGCGATGGGACAAGCCCATGCAGATTTGGTCATTAAGAATGGTACTTTGGTGAACGTATTATCCGGCGAACTCATCGAGCAAGTGGATGTCGCTGTCGCGGCAGGGAGAATTGCGTTCGTGGGCAACGCAGATCACACCATTGGAGAGCAGACGCAGGTGATTGATGCCGCAGGCAGATTTATTTCCCCGGGGCTATTGGATGGCCATATGCACGTGGAGAGCACGATGCTGTCGGTGACTGAGTTCGCAAGAGCGGCATTGTCGACAGGCACGACCGGAATTTTCATGGATCCGCATGAAATCGCGAATGTATTCGGCAGCGAGGGCGTACGCTTGATGCATGAGGAAGGACAGCAGCTTCCGCTCAAAGTCTACACGACCTTCCCATCCTGCGTTCCGGCAACCATGGATTTGGAGGATGCCGGAGCGAGCTTATCCGTCGAGGATATTCGAGCCGGGATGCAGTGGAACAACGTTGTCGGTTTGGGTGAAGTGATGAACTTCCCGGGCGTCGTGTTCGGAGATCCGCAGATGTGCGGCGAGATTGAAGCGACAATTGCAGCAGGTAAGGCGGTGACAGGGCATTTCCCAAGTGATGATAATCGCATGCTGCAAGCTTACCTGAATGCCGGGGTGACGTCGGATCATGAGACGGTTACGCGGGAGCAAGGGCTTGAGAAGGTACGCCTCGGCATGCATTTGATGATCCGGGAAGGCTCTGCATGGCATGATGTGAAGGAAGTCATCAAGATCGTAACGGAAGATAAAGTGAATACGAGCAACATCTCGCTCGTAACCGACGATGTGAACCCGCAGACACTCGTCGAGCTGGGACATCTAAACCATGTGATTCGCCGCGCGATTGAAGAAGGGGTCGACCCGGTGACGGCGATTCAGATGGCGACGATTAACGTCGCGCGTTATTACCGGATGGACGAAGATCTCGGCAGCATCGCCCCAGGCAAGTGCGCGGACATTCTGCTCATCGATGACCTTCGCCGTGTCGTGCCATCGACCGTCATCACGGATGGTGAGGTGATCTATGATCAGGGGCAATATACGGTGGAGTTCCCGAAATTCACCTATCCGGAGCGAATCCTGAACTCGATGAATGTGCACAGAACGCTCACGGCGGATGATTTCAAGCTGGCAAGCCGAGGAACGGCGGCGAAGACGGAAGTGAACGTGATCGGCGCGATCGAGAATAGTGCGCGGACCGAGAAGCGGAAGGCGGTTCTTCCCGTAGTCGATGGCATCATTCAGCCAGACCTGGCGCAGGATGTCATTCGTCTTGCTTGTATCGAACGTCACCATGCGACGGGCCAGATCTCGAACGCGTTCACCCATGGCTTCCAGATCCAATCGGGTGCAGTCGCCTCAACCGTGGCGCATGACAGCCACAACTTGATCGTCATGGGCGTGAGCGAGGAAGATATGGCCTTTGCAGCGAATGAACTGGTTCGGATCGGCGGGGGGACGATCGTCGTTCGTGACGGCAAGGTACTCGCATCCGTGCTCGCGATTGCCGGGCTCATGTCCGAGAAGTCTTTGCAAGAGGTTGTAGAAGAAGTCGCACAGCTGGATGAGGCTTGGAAAACGATCGGATGTCCGTTGAATGCGCCATTCATGACGTTCTCGCTCATTGCGCTGCCGGTGATTCCGGAGATTCGTATCACGAATCGCGGTCTGGCCGATGTGATGGAGTTCAAGCTGATTGATGTCGAAATAGGATAATGATTGAACGTAGAGAGGTGGAGGAGCTATGAAATATCGTCGGCTCGGTAGAAGCGGACTCGAAGTATCGCTATTAGGACTCGGAACCAATGCCTTCGGCAAACGCGCGGATGAGGACACGTCCATTCGGATTATCCATCATGCCATCGATCGTGGCATCAACTTCATTGATACGGCCAATATTTACGCGGGTACGGAATCCGAGCGCATCATCGGCGAAGCGCTGGCAGGCAAGCGGCAGCACGTTGTGCTGGCGACGAAGGCCGGGCTCCCGACCGGGACGGGCCCGCATTCGCGCGGCTCATCGCGGTATCACCTACAGCAGGAGCTGGAGCAGAGTCTTCGGCGTCTAAAGACGGATTATATCGACCTGTACCAGATCCATACGTTCGACCCGAACACGCCGATCGAAGAGACGCTGCGCACGCTGGATGACTTCGTAAGCGCCGGGAAGGTGCGCTACATTGGCGCTTCCAATTATGCGGCTTGGGAGTTCATGAAGGCGCTGGGTATCAGCGATCACCAAGGTTTCGCGCGGTATGTGTCCAGTCAGACGTGTTATTCGCTGGCTGACCGTACGCCTGAGCAAGAGTTGATCCCGATGTGCCTTG
Proteins encoded:
- a CDS encoding FecCD family ABC transporter permease, producing MIQPALIRKQRLILLSLFALIILTVIISMGLGYSKLSYDRLLPTILGQGTFKENFVLFSIRLPRIVITLLAGMALALSGSILQGITRNDLADPGIIGINSGAGVGIAVFFLFFPIDASNFVYMLPIIAFIGAVITALLIYVFAYNKNTGLQPVKLVLTGVGFSMALSGIMIVLISSAERSKVDFISKWLAGNIWGTDWPFVLAILPWIAILAPFTLYRANRLNLLAMNEPVTIGVGVSINKERLILLLVAVALAASAVSVTGGIAFIGLMAPHIAKALVGPRNQLFIPIAIFTGGWLLLLADTIGRQIIGPDGIPAGIMVAMIGAPYFIYLLLKR
- a CDS encoding FecCD family ABC transporter permease produces the protein MTNRRSIPFVYKLIAGILLFVAMFMVAMVFGAADTSIKDVWLALTSPDATGDKISLIREIRLPREVAAIFVGAALAVSGAMMQGMTRNPLADPGLLGLTAGANAALAITLAFIPGANYFYIMIACFIGAALGSILVFGIGTVKKGGFSPLRIVLAGTAISAFLYAIAEGIGIYFKISKDVSMWTAGGLIGASWDQLQVIVPFIIAGLLIAMALSKQLTILSLSEEVAMGLGQKIQKLKMLLIFATVLLAGASVALVGNMTFIGLMIPHIVRGFVGTDYRYSIPMSAITGAAFMLFADTLGRTINAPYETPVAAIVAMLGLPFFLYIVRKGGKHFS
- a CDS encoding iron-hydroxamate ABC transporter substrate-binding protein, with the translated sequence MKKLLLPALAVLLILMSACNSQAAKPADESAAKEPAKTEQHATFTYQSEAGPIEVPSHPERVVVLSTYAGNVMSLGVHLVGVDSWSKMNPKFQDKLKDVQEVSDENLEKIIELDPDLIIGLTTIKNADKLKEIAPTVTYTYGKLDYLTQHIEIGKLLNKEKEAQAWVDDFKQRAAKAGADIKAKIGENATVSVIENFDKQLYVFGDHWGRGTEILYQEMKLKMPEKVKEMAMAPGYYALSAEVLPEFAGDYIIFSKSSDTDNSFQNTNTYKNVPAVKNNRVYETDAKSFYFNDPLTLDFQLEFFIEKFLGN
- a CDS encoding Na+/H+ antiporter; the protein is MEFVIPLLALIGVIVVATVLNKKFPRIPLALFQILLGAMVSWLPFIPITLEFEPEVFMVCLIAPLLFGDARATSRKELWDFRKPILYMALGLVLITVLGLGYVIHLLIPSMPLAAAFALAAVLSPTDAVAVKSITQGLPLPSSLMPILEGESLLNDAAGIVSFKVALAVVLTGVFSVQSATFNFIIVSLGGILAGLICGFLFVKLRLSLRQNGFEEVNSLVAIQFITPFVIFIIAEELAVSGILAVVAAGIIHGIERDRLQQTSTKIQMTSSTTWSVLSYLFNGFVFVLLGFLLPEVVRGLLESQEISIAVVLGFTLLISVGLFLIRYIWVYALYRNFVAIEGHEPHGEADNVSRGRYALLTATCGIHGTITLATAMSIPFLLSNGSLFPYRNTILFISAGVILLSLLFATIVLPLLLRHAAEQEVEEKDFMSMQEATQYILQRTIQLLDAESDNDHKRATFRVIRELEEQRRMMEEGKASKLSSSVLRKLQEIGREAEMKKLTQMIEQGEVSPQLMTHYPVINEPQELYTVRSNLRRIWFRYKMYWMKKKLKKLSGAQLPPKMASRTKELTAFVEEMHRVKGELRQAAIQAIKQHMTPDNHYEALFMIQYYARKQQSSLSEEEEANFMDMVGEVRLRSIQLKRDLVQNLEESEQITAATRLKLLQNMNYEEMLLLDPA
- the thrC gene encoding threonine synthase; its protein translation is MKYISTRGQVAPIGFIDAILMGLANDGGLLVPEHLPQLSEETLRQWQELTYPELALEVFSLFVNDEIPRADLKKLVDDSYGTFRHDEVTPVHKLDDQRYILELFHGPTFAFKDVALQFLGNLYSYVSKKTNSIIHILGATSGDTGASAIEGVRGKEGIRICILHPHQKVSEVQALQMTTVDDANVLNLAVEGTFDDCQRIIKELFADVDFKHEYHLRAINSINIARILAQTVYYFYAYFQLAKQGVDRKISFSVPTGNFGDIFAGYLAQQMGLPIHKLILATNANNILERFVSEGLYQPGEFRGTYSPSMDIQVASNFERYLYYLNNGNSDVVSTLMAEFKAEGRIAVDADTLSHVQSDFSAYSVSNEECLDTLSDYYAKYDYLMDPHTACGAAAADKLATADDVTIILSTAHPAKFDESIRLREIAQEYPAQIQALFNKPQIRTVVSGTNEAIKDQLVKFF
- the ade gene encoding adenine deaminase, with the translated sequence MANSRRFKLTEVARQLANVAMGQAHADLVIKNGTLVNVLSGELIEQVDVAVAAGRIAFVGNADHTIGEQTQVIDAAGRFISPGLLDGHMHVESTMLSVTEFARAALSTGTTGIFMDPHEIANVFGSEGVRLMHEEGQQLPLKVYTTFPSCVPATMDLEDAGASLSVEDIRAGMQWNNVVGLGEVMNFPGVVFGDPQMCGEIEATIAAGKAVTGHFPSDDNRMLQAYLNAGVTSDHETVTREQGLEKVRLGMHLMIREGSAWHDVKEVIKIVTEDKVNTSNISLVTDDVNPQTLVELGHLNHVIRRAIEEGVDPVTAIQMATINVARYYRMDEDLGSIAPGKCADILLIDDLRRVVPSTVITDGEVIYDQGQYTVEFPKFTYPERILNSMNVHRTLTADDFKLASRGTAAKTEVNVIGAIENSARTEKRKAVLPVVDGIIQPDLAQDVIRLACIERHHATGQISNAFTHGFQIQSGAVASTVAHDSHNLIVMGVSEEDMAFAANELVRIGGGTIVVRDGKVLASVLAIAGLMSEKSLQEVVEEVAQLDEAWKTIGCPLNAPFMTFSLIALPVIPEIRITNRGLADVMEFKLIDVEIG
- a CDS encoding aldo/keto reductase, which produces MKYRRLGRSGLEVSLLGLGTNAFGKRADEDTSIRIIHHAIDRGINFIDTANIYAGTESERIIGEALAGKRQHVVLATKAGLPTGTGPHSRGSSRYHLQQELEQSLRRLKTDYIDLYQIHTFDPNTPIEETLRTLDDFVSAGKVRYIGASNYAAWEFMKALGISDHQGFARYVSSQTCYSLADRTPEQELIPMCLDQGVGLIPYFPLAGGILSGKYLAAEQAPQGSRAETDPSFNRFLNDQTIALGQQVSKLAADRGCTPSALSLAWLMDQPVVSTVIVGATKVQQLEDNLQSLEVRLTPELTQSLQEVSEPFREGKPFALYRLS